In Drosophila santomea strain STO CAGO 1482 chromosome 2L, Prin_Dsan_1.1, whole genome shotgun sequence, a single window of DNA contains:
- the LOC120444157 gene encoding uncharacterized protein LOC120444157, producing MRTSFVICVALLCCSLGSAKLFDDELRELTEFLRLQMRCGYQARGVPILAPAQMAYKEIAIRTENFGCNGNFTDLIIEGLDGYEFSKLEWNNVLHTIKFDMNFPKISLKSTNYKLNLLARLFGSDFSLWGDGALSLELINFRAYGSFVIRPKSATSGVYVKSWKVNWELEEAKSQTTGFMNSRLYTKFINDLIREYLDIMINDNPTEVSQFMEELIVPPMNLVLDNLAWYEITAIILGLAEGILPVEPIC from the exons ATGAGAACTTCTTTTGTAATTTGTGTGGCCCTTCTCTGTTGCTCCTTGGGCTCCGCGAAGCTCTTCGATGATGAGCTGCGTGAACTGACGGAGTTCCTACGGTTGCAGATGCGATGTGGCTATCAGGCCAGAGGGGTTCCCATTTTGGCCCCGGCTCAGATGGCCTACAAGGAAATCGCCATCAGAACTGAGAACTTTGG TTGCAATGGAAACTTTACTGATCTAATTATCGAGGGATTGGACGGCTACGAGTTCTCCAAGCTGGAATGGAACAACGTTTTGCATACCATTAAGTTTGACATGAATTTCCCCAAGATTTCGCTGAAGAGCACAAACTATAAACTAAATCTCCTGGCTCGTCTGTTTGGCTCCGATTTTTCCCTGTGGGGTGACGGTGCCCTTAGTCTGGAGTTGATCAACTTCCGGGCTTACGGCAGCTTCGTTATTCGCCCAAAGTCTGCCACCAGTGGAGTTTACGTTAAGAGCTGGAAGGTGAACTGGGAGTTGGAGGAGGCAAAGTCCCAGACCACGGGCTTCATGAACAGTCGTCTGTATACGAAGTTCATCAACGATCTGATCAGGGAGTATCTCGATATCATGATCAATGACAACCCCACGGAAGTTTCCCAGTTTATGGAGGAGCTCATTGTGCCGCCCATGAATTTGGTGCTGGATAATCTGGCCTGGTATGAGATTACCGCTATCATTTTGGGCCTGGCCGAGGGCATTTTGCCGGTGGAACCAATTTGCTGA